One region of Tumebacillus amylolyticus genomic DNA includes:
- a CDS encoding S-layer homology domain-containing protein codes for MQLRQGLKRTAAWALSLTLIFGTSGVVIQPASAATAQIYSWPTILSSTESPKMIVTKGVTYQKFSYQTSSGPLVLNETWTDLSDPNVSVRPVLAHDTLESDRNETTLEMAKRTGAVAGTNGDYYEISASGMALGMSTQNGNLIHSPSDAAVLGITQDNKVQIGKYTFTGQITAANNQASALSGLNVHPTSYSNGLLLMTRDLGYWEMLTNATVVVLERMPDGGEYKVHDILPAQTVMELPYPGYVKLIAQGSDAISFVTGNMKPGDTVKMTYGTNPDSSKLKFSIGGGPILLKGGTSYNDPVKPDNTPNYKGPLTGVGITSDGQHMLQVTVDGRSNESIGLTFSQMANYFAARGISDAMLLDGGGSTDMVVRQPGDTTASVANDPSDGYERRVANGLFVFSTSAPGKATYVTSNDGQAVELFKTMTKKISSYVRDENYNPLPNESVSYKVEPTTLGTISADGTFTAGNTGGSGTIRATATNGATTSVPVTVFDQVDTLQISPSVLDLGNGETQSFTVSGTFRGSKFAMKPEWVKFSTSDAALGTVDAQGLFTAGAKNGTVTVTAAVGNVTARATLGVGYVTKTLNSMANSGEWLLSTRWGNVGALSSTSSQVHGDNAASLTANYSFPAGSGLKQFVFYPKDALAIPGPNELATVNPIGVGAWVYGDNSNLKMIASFERPDGTTIQATNQPRINFNGWKFVTFRLPDTAKFPLKLDFLDIVAESPASDVHGSLAFSTLQSVYAARTYAERQPAPTPTVVTFADIQNHWGRSTIEQLATKGVISGKDSQHFDPEGNLTRAEAVTLLVRALGLQPQPELTASFTDVSKDAWYAGNVGAAVKAGIATGIGNGQFAPENLVDRNQAAAMIYNALHYKGKTPTGGTPLVFQDANLIASWAKDKVDALTAAKLLNGNGDGTLSPTKNTSRAESAVMILNMMKYAGLLN; via the coding sequence ATGCAATTGCGTCAAGGACTCAAGCGGACGGCCGCTTGGGCATTGAGCCTCACGCTCATCTTCGGAACCTCGGGGGTCGTGATTCAACCAGCGTCTGCTGCCACTGCGCAGATTTACTCCTGGCCGACCATCCTCAGTTCGACCGAGTCGCCGAAGATGATCGTGACCAAGGGCGTCACCTACCAGAAATTCAGCTACCAAACGAGTTCAGGACCGCTTGTCCTGAACGAGACGTGGACAGACCTCAGCGACCCGAACGTCTCCGTGCGCCCCGTACTCGCGCACGACACGTTGGAGAGTGATCGAAACGAGACCACTCTTGAGATGGCGAAACGCACCGGAGCCGTGGCCGGCACCAACGGGGACTACTATGAAATCTCAGCATCCGGCATGGCGCTTGGCATGTCGACGCAGAACGGCAACTTGATTCACAGCCCGTCCGACGCCGCGGTGCTTGGCATCACGCAAGACAACAAAGTGCAGATCGGGAAGTACACGTTCACAGGTCAGATTACAGCTGCGAACAACCAAGCCAGTGCTCTGTCGGGCTTGAACGTCCACCCGACTTCATATTCGAACGGGTTGCTTCTGATGACGCGCGACCTCGGCTACTGGGAGATGTTGACCAATGCGACCGTCGTCGTCTTGGAGCGGATGCCGGACGGCGGGGAGTACAAAGTTCACGACATCTTGCCCGCTCAGACCGTCATGGAATTGCCGTATCCTGGCTATGTGAAGCTGATTGCACAGGGTTCCGACGCCATTTCATTTGTAACGGGCAACATGAAACCTGGCGACACCGTCAAGATGACATACGGCACCAACCCGGACTCTTCCAAACTCAAATTCTCGATTGGCGGCGGTCCGATTCTGCTCAAGGGCGGTACGTCGTACAACGATCCGGTGAAGCCGGACAACACGCCGAATTACAAAGGGCCGCTGACCGGCGTGGGCATCACGTCCGACGGGCAACACATGTTGCAAGTCACCGTCGACGGACGATCCAACGAGTCGATCGGATTGACATTCTCGCAGATGGCGAACTACTTCGCCGCTCGAGGCATCTCCGATGCGATGTTGCTGGACGGCGGCGGTTCCACAGACATGGTCGTGCGCCAACCCGGAGACACGACGGCGTCTGTGGCAAACGACCCGTCAGACGGCTATGAACGCCGAGTCGCCAACGGGCTGTTCGTTTTCAGCACCTCAGCTCCGGGCAAAGCCACCTACGTCACGTCCAACGACGGCCAAGCCGTAGAACTTTTCAAAACCATGACGAAAAAAATCTCCTCCTACGTGCGCGATGAGAATTACAATCCGCTCCCGAACGAATCTGTCTCCTACAAGGTCGAACCGACGACGCTCGGCACGATTTCTGCAGACGGCACGTTCACCGCAGGCAACACCGGCGGAAGCGGCACAATACGCGCAACGGCAACGAACGGAGCGACGACTTCTGTGCCTGTGACGGTGTTCGACCAAGTGGACACCTTGCAGATCTCGCCGTCCGTGCTCGACTTGGGCAATGGCGAGACACAAAGCTTCACCGTCTCGGGAACGTTCCGAGGCTCGAAGTTCGCCATGAAGCCGGAGTGGGTGAAATTCAGCACGTCGGACGCTGCACTTGGCACCGTGGATGCCCAAGGCCTCTTCACAGCCGGTGCGAAAAACGGCACGGTCACAGTGACCGCCGCCGTGGGCAACGTAACCGCCCGCGCAACTCTTGGCGTGGGCTATGTCACCAAAACGCTGAATTCGATGGCCAACAGCGGAGAGTGGTTGCTCAGCACTCGTTGGGGCAATGTCGGCGCTCTGAGTTCGACTTCGAGTCAAGTTCACGGTGACAACGCGGCGTCTCTGACGGCGAATTATTCGTTCCCGGCGGGAAGCGGGCTGAAACAGTTCGTGTTCTATCCCAAAGATGCGTTGGCAATTCCCGGCCCGAACGAACTCGCGACCGTCAACCCGATCGGCGTGGGGGCTTGGGTGTATGGAGACAACTCCAACTTGAAGATGATCGCGTCGTTTGAACGACCGGACGGCACGACGATTCAAGCGACCAACCAACCTCGAATCAATTTTAACGGGTGGAAGTTTGTGACGTTCCGCTTGCCGGACACGGCGAAGTTCCCGTTGAAACTCGACTTCCTCGACATCGTGGCAGAGAGTCCCGCGTCTGATGTACACGGCTCGCTGGCGTTCAGCACGTTGCAATCTGTGTATGCGGCACGCACGTATGCAGAGCGTCAACCCGCCCCGACCCCGACGGTCGTCACGTTTGCAGACATCCAAAACCATTGGGGTCGCTCGACGATCGAGCAACTGGCGACGAAGGGCGTCATCAGCGGCAAAGATTCGCAGCACTTCGATCCGGAAGGCAACTTGACCCGTGCCGAAGCGGTCACATTGCTCGTCCGTGCGCTCGGTCTGCAACCGCAACCTGAATTGACGGCGTCGTTCACCGACGTTTCAAAGGACGCTTGGTATGCAGGAAACGTGGGAGCGGCGGTCAAAGCGGGCATCGCCACAGGCATTGGCAACGGGCAGTTTGCACCGGAAAACCTCGTGGACCGCAACCAAGCGGCGGCGATGATCTACAACGCCCTGCACTACAAAGGCAAGACCCCGACCGGCGGCACACCGCTTGTCTTCCAAGATGCAAACCTCATCGCGTCGTGGGCGAAAGACAAAGTCGACGCCCTCACGGCGGCGAAACTTTTGAACGGCAACGGAGACGGCACGCTGTCCCCGACCAAGAACACGTCGCGCGCAGAGTCTGCCGTGATGATTCTGAATATGATGAAATACGCGGGACTGCTCAATTGA
- a CDS encoding lysoplasmalogenase: MWVVTGAAVVSGLVDLFCIAKGWSKARYLWKPGTMVLVIFLAVWGANLSGHEVSASQGWLIAGLLLSLVGDVFLVLPSDRFIAGLASFLLAHFFYIAAFPQAVDAQGSGWWVAGVLVLFGIGYFAVLRRGVLKSGGYGLLAAVVLYILVILAMVWRAWLSGQGLILAGAGFFMVSDSILAWNRFVKPSLLAEVSVMATYFAAQIVLAWSVSLI, translated from the coding sequence ATGTGGGTTGTAACGGGAGCGGCTGTGGTGAGTGGGTTGGTTGATTTGTTCTGTATCGCGAAAGGGTGGTCGAAAGCTCGTTACTTGTGGAAGCCGGGGACGATGGTGCTTGTGATCTTCCTTGCCGTCTGGGGTGCGAATTTGTCGGGGCATGAGGTTTCGGCTTCGCAGGGATGGTTGATTGCGGGACTTCTGCTGTCTTTGGTGGGGGATGTTTTTTTGGTACTGCCAAGCGACCGCTTCATCGCGGGGTTGGCGTCTTTTCTCCTCGCGCACTTCTTTTATATCGCGGCGTTTCCGCAAGCGGTGGATGCACAGGGAAGCGGTTGGTGGGTCGCAGGCGTGCTCGTTTTGTTTGGCATCGGATATTTCGCCGTTCTTCGTCGCGGGGTTCTGAAATCGGGCGGGTACGGGCTGCTCGCGGCGGTGGTTCTCTATATTCTGGTGATTCTCGCGATGGTCTGGCGGGCGTGGCTGTCTGGACAGGGATTGATCCTCGCAGGGGCCGGTTTTTTCATGGTCTCAGACTCCATTTTGGCATGGAACCGTTTTGTAAAACCGTCGCTATTGGCGGAAGTTTCGGTCATGGCAACGTACTTTGCCGCACAAATCGTACTTGCGTGGAGCGTCTCCCTCATTTAA